CGCTATTAACAgggagggagtcggtgaaggtgttaatagTAGTCTGGTCGACGTGTTGTTCAATCTCGTCGACGTAATCATGAAATGACCTCTAGATGCACTTAGAAGGCGGCTCTGTTTCAAGAAGACGACTGCAGGGAGGATTTCTGCGGAATTATGCAGATTGTTGACAATGGGGAATTGTAATGTTATCGAAaatcgagatatatatacattgaaATTGAAGGGAATAAAATACCGGCCACATATCACATACAGGTACTAACTGAAAATGCAATAATTTCTCTTCTTAGATACATAAGAGCTATAAACAAAAAACTACATAGCAGGAAAAATGACTCTCGTTCCTAGCAGTTAGTACATGTGGCAAAAATAAGGTAAGCTAGTTTAACACGCTCAAAGCTATCAGCTGGTCAGTAGGCAACAACGCCGACTACTTCtcaaatcatatacatatatgtatatcaaaacgCTCTTCTCATCATCACCAGATGCCTTTTAATGACCTCGGAACAATGCCTGACGAATGTTTCCAGTAAAAATGCAGAATGCCCTACTATCAGAGCAGTATTTGTTGGGCCGAAGGCCGGATCTTCAACAACGGACGTTCATTTAGGAGCATTTCTCCTTCCAATGTTGGAAAAACAGCCCATCGAAAACACAAGAGTAATCTTTACCTCCTGGGCAGACACTACTATTCCCCAATGACATTCAATTGTCCACACACACAGACTCACATCCCATAGAAGCTTCTCGTTCTATAACTCAGGCTGCATCAGTCATATGCGTAAGGAAAAGACCAAACAAGTGGGAGGGAGTGTGAAATCACAAAATTACCCTTAATATGTcaattattacattattattattacataatgttatcgaacaaaacattggcattattattgaaaactcaataaaagtggtgtagaatagaatagaattaGATTGATGcatgcaccgcgacctaaggTCGATTGTGCCCTCTCCGCATCAACGCATCACATAGGCCCAGCACACTGATAAACTCCATTATCctgctgggtgctattgaggcGATGTGATCCCTTAGATCCAAGGGCCTTTATTCTGCGTTTACAGACTGCTGTGGAGCCTAGCAACACGTGCTTGAGAGTTTTCTTGTTCTCAAATTTGCCTCTTGCTAATGTGACAATATCGTCCGCGTACCCTTGACAGCGGTGCGTACTGGTGCTGCTACGTTCCTTTTCTCTAGTACTTCTGTTACACTTGCGTGAGACGCATTCTCAGAAGCACCTTTGATCTCTTAGAAGGCGCCTATCGTCACCTCTCCATTAGCTTCGAAATATGTCCCCAAGTGGCCTTATGTGGTCAGTTGCTATCAACAAGCACAAGCGCAAAATATATGGGACTTACAATTGATTAGAGACGTACATGGATAGACCACGGGAAAATTAATAGAACCCAGCTTAGGTTAAGGTTTGCGCATCTGTACTGGCTTCTAAAGTTAAGATTCCGTCTCAATTTAAAGAACAAGCTACTCATATATATAACCACCACCCATCGCAGACGTAGAGTTCGAGTTGCTTCGTGAATCTAGAGTCCGCAACAatgcaacttcgttctggataacACCCACTTCCCTagggtccgaccccgtcgaaacagctcgtttcctgggcctactggatgacctcgacgacaaccaaactataaaTTATCACCCAAGCGGGgattagataaccgttacaacaacaacaataacaacgtccTCCGCCAAGACTTAAAAATGCCCACTGTAAAAGAAACTATAGAAGAATTTAGTAGTAGCTACCTTTTTCGATTGGAGAACCATAATAACGTACGTAATCCAACTACTTGATAATAGTCAATAATGTAGAAGACTAAAAGTATgtacagctgtgttcacaaaaatagcagtgcgagaaatgcaatcaagtaatgttattttttttcaagttctgttacgattattccaacgtctacgcattgttgtcgtagaatggaatgtgtataaggaagaaacgaaaaaattcCGTTAGATTTGCGAGATTTAAGCAAATGAACAAGTCGTTTTGCTAGAAGCACCAGTCTTtggctgttcattaaaatagcagtgcgtttcttgataagccaaaaaaattttgttaagacgtttaattgataaaaagtaagtggttttgtgttagtaactattattaacattagaaaacagtaaaataaatttatagtttttaactTAGTGGACAGGGGCAAATATTGTACtcctgaaaaaagaaatattatagtgcaactaagaaacctgggaaaaacatataaaggcatacaagaaatatgtggatgttctgctaaaatgattcataatgctttaaactttaaagaaatgccCGAAATCGTGGTATCCAACGAAAAAACACGCCTCATGAGGACCGATCTATTGTGCGATATAGCAGGGCCTTTTGCAGCCTTTTGCATCGtccagcaaaataaaaaatgacttaagcttcaatgttagtggcgttactattcggcgacgtcttaaagaacaaaatctcaaagcgtgccatctacgaaaagttccactgtttgccaccagacatgtcaaagcacgtttagagttcgccaaaagtcaccttaattggcccattacaaagtggcgaaatattttgtggagtgacgaaagtaaaattgtgttatttggtgGAAAGGGCTAGGTACACTTTGAAGACAGTTAAACACGGCGGATTAGTATTATGGTATGGGCATGTTTTTCTTACAGTGGAGTGGGCCTTATATTTATGATTGATGGGAGCATGGATCGATCTGTATGTgttaacatattaaaaaatgttatgtttccttatgccaattgggaaatgccactaaaatggacgtttcaacaagataacgaccccaaacatacaagcaaactagtcaaaagctggatggcatcaaagcggatcgatcttatgtcatggcctgcgcagtctccggatttaaatccaattgaaaacctatggggagatgttaaacgatatgttgcaaatgcaaatccaaCATCTCGATCACAGCTTTGGAAGGTTATTCAAAAATCATGGGAGCAGATCCCTGTCAAGCGCTGCCAGGACTTGATGGATTCTATGCCTCGCAGATGCCAggccgtaataaaaaataatgggtacacgactaagtactaacccaagcaaacaaattaaaatcgttttttggagttcaacaatgtttttttcaactaattccactgttttcattacacgctgctatttttataaacagctgtaaacagcacttttttgtttaaattaataatgtaagaaaaattaacaacattttgaataataaattgatttgtttttgtttaaaataatcacaaagttaaaacaaaattaaatttgtgaacattcattcttttactttttgatatataaaattaagtttaaagttgcagctcatgagcacggctatttttatgaacacagctgtatatcATCCGTTAGAACTCCCCTTTCAATTCCGtacgtaaatatatgtatgtatataaaataaacgaaTAAAAACTATTAACAAGAAGCTATAATTtcgttcacaaatacaaaatattccatagAAGAACTGGACTTTGATCGATCagattgtatgacagctatgtataATTTCAgattcgatatctcaaaatttgTGGATTAGGTtgagtatatacaaacagatggTCGGACGGAAAGACGGGCAGACAAAAGAACAAGGCTATCTCTTGCTCGCTGATCACTTATATGCTATACACTTTATAGgacctccgacgtttccttcgggGTGTTACAACTTcgtttatataccctgttcagtttATAAAAATAGCTGTCCACAAATTAAAATAGACACATCGCTTATTTGGCTTtagctaaaaaatttttttaataattgaaaacaaattattactTAGAAACATATAACATATTCAACACTATACTAATTATTATTAGTAGATGAGTGGCTAAATGATACTTTAGTTATTACACACACCCATCTCTTTTTAGCAACTGGTTGTATCTGCCACACCAGACTAACTGCCTCTATTGTTTGGTGTCATACGTCATAACGACGCCAGCGACTAATGCGAGCACCGTGAAGCCTTGCGCAGCAATACGTGTGCGCATCATTATCTGAGACATACGTCGATTGCCATTTCGAAAGCTATATAGTCCATAGGATAATGCACCAGCGGTAGCCAAGCAACCTATATGTTTAGATGAAATGACGAAATAATTGTCgtaattcaatttcttttcacttatataattattttcagctTGAAACGGAAATATCTAGGGAGCAGCTATTACATACCAATCGGAACAACTGGGTTCTCTTTGATTTTGCGCAACATTTTTTCTTTGGTGGTTTCTGGCTGAAATGAGCCAAAATCCTGGCGCAATTGAATCCAGTCCAAGTCCTCATCTGGAAGCGCAATTTGCTCTTTtcccatttttaataaatattagtaatattttaACGTCTAGCTAATTTTGTCAGCTCTCACTTTATTTCACAATCGCAAAACATATgtgaataaaacaaaacaatgcACCTATAAAGTGTTGCCATATTGGTGATTATTAAACGCCAAATTTCCATGATAAATAAGCAAGACAgttaactaaataattttttcgttaattcTACTAATTATTCActgttaaagtttttaaaaggtACTCattatgcaatatttatttcacgAAAAATGGTGGCTCGATTTAGTCGTACAACTAATATTATTCATATTGAATTGACAGCTTAATTTTCAGATAAACGCATAATGCACTTTGGTAAAGTATATTATGATCGAGATAATATATGATGATAATAAGTAAAActttatttacattaattattaatttgcaatttaataACTAAAACGTTTATTTTGGGGACAGTGTACAGTGGTGCCCAACACTAAATGGCTGCATTGATACGAACGGACAATGCAACACTGAACGGACGCCATCTATAGACGTATGGAGAGTCGAAGTCAAGGTGTAGAGTTTTTTTTCGGTTTCCTCGTTTGTCGTTCGTGTCGTTCGTTTGTCGTGCAATTtctctaaaaaattttcattttctcgTCTTGAGcgcagaaaaatataaaattttcgcttttaagaataaataaaattgtaaaaaataggCATAAGACTAAAGTGGACAGAATGTGCTATACGTGTATATAAGAACTGAGTATTTTTCGcaattattttcatatgaaaattGCTAGTGAAAAATCGAAGAATAATTTCGGTCGTTGCCGCAGCAGTTGGTTAAGAAGAACGGAAAGGAAGAGAAGCAAAGGaacattaaagaaaaaagttcACACAGTGGTAAAAAAGTATAAAGAAATGTGCGCAATTGCCGACGAAATATATTAaggaattattataaaatatagaaaactaCTTTATATTCCGGCCAAATTAATAGCCGAGTTTTGTGGATACACAGATTAAAAGTAAGTGGAGATGTATTATGTTTGAAACCATATGAAAAAGAGAAGCAAGAGAACCGCACGACATTAGTGCATATACGTGTATGtgtaattgtgtgtgtgtgttttttttttcttataaagagGATAGCGCGCGGGCAGTGTCGTTAGTTTTGGATTTAGCAATTCTGTGCGAAAGCAGCGCGGTCAGCACAGAAACGACAGAAGCAGTAGTCTAAACCGCGCAATACTTCGCGCGGAGCACGCACCACTTGACTATCATGTTTGGTGCCCCGCCACAATGCCCGTAACCCCACATGCTAAGAAAGTCAGCAAAGCATACAGGCTGTGCCGTGTCTTGGCTTTGCTTCGACGTCGCGTCATGACTTTGTTGTTCGTTGCTCCACTATCGCATGTTCTGCTTTCTCTGGATTTCTGCTTGCTTATTAAGCATATAATGCCGCTTGAGTTTTGGGTGGCTATGCTCCACATCGTTTGTTTTCTTGTTGTCGATTAACGGCCAACGAATATTGCGCGCCCAATATTGGCTCGATACCGAAAGCAACAATAGCAAATGATTTATTGATGTTGCCggaatttgaattgaaattggTTGTTATGTTTTTGAAATTCGGTTTCGCACACGCATATGTCTATCGGACGTGTGTGGCGCAACAAACAGATAAATAGGTACAACTTAGGTGAAATAATGAGCTAGGAGAGGTACAGTAAAAATGTTATTCTTTTATATTAGCATAAGTATGAACacgacaaaaattaaattctaaaattctCTATTGCTGAAATTCAATATTGCCTACAAATACTATATgagttaaaatttaagtatGTATGACCAGTTTTTCCCATCACCGGTTTCTATTTGTGTAGAATATGACGCAAGCGTACTTGTTTTTAACTAGTTcgttctaaaatattttgcttaattaaATAAGGACTTCTAATGAATACTTTACAAATGAAGGATTGAGAACAGGTGTATAAAGCATTGTTCAAGAATGAACATATGCCCTCCAATAAATTAACTTAAGTGTTTTTTGAATCTCCATGAAATAAATGTGCTAACGTAACAGGTTTAAGTGTTGTGTTACTTGTTTGTTTCTTTGTATTTGGAAGTATTTATGTACACAAACatacagatgtacatatatacatatgtttgtcttTTTCGGTTATTAGCTTTTATGTATTATCGTAAATTGTGTCATACTTAAATTCGTGTTTGTTAAGCCTTAAATTATGGCAAATCATTTTCATTTGAAACTAAACAAAAACTAATGTACATATAGATGTGGTACATGCAAAATATCTAGGTAAAAAACCTACTATTGAAAAGGAAAATTGATTTTCGCTTTGTGTGTCAAATTGTCTGCATATTCGTATGTAGCCTGATGCCCTAACCACATAACAGTAACCGGCATTTCATTTTTACAGATTAGCAGAGCGGTGGGTGAGTTTGATAGCTTTTTTAAACATTCTTGTCGAGCTTGTTGCCCTCTCTCGTAACTAAAAggtaggtatacatatgtaaatgtgggTGGTTGGTTAACTAGACTGGCTGGTAAGCTTAAGCGTTtgccaacaatttatttttactcatcAAACCGAACTTCCTGTCGTGCTTATTTGTGTAGAAATACGGAGAAGGGTCAGGCTGTGTATACATTGTTGAAAGTATGTGCAGGTTATGCAATTAAAGGGTTGGTTTGTTAGAAAACAGATTTgtacacatatacttgtacatactatgcaaatattacttttaaaaatattattattaaaaataattaaaattttttgtgggtACGGGCAGTTATTATTATCTGCGTAAATTTAACATTAAAAGTATTACCATAGAACATTTTAGCTATAATTCGGAGATAGTTTGAATGAATAatgtgttaattatttaaaaagattttaatgATGTCAAAATTTGGTGCTAGTCAAGGTCAAGTGATGCAAACAATTGCAAGGGCCCACAATTTTAAGGACCAATTTCCAAAATGTACCTATTAGTCTTAAATATGCAcactttttgttatttatatacgtatgtatggaaacaaatttacatacctgtattttctattaattttccTGACAATACAGTCCACGTTTTTGCGTTGTAAACAAAAGATCGTTGAACGCGAAACGCTTAGTAGCAACGCACAGATAAATTAGCAATTGATTCAGTCAAAGCACATGCCAAACATTTCTCTTTCAATATCATGTCTGCACAAATTTTAATCTCCTATATACCATAGgtagatatataatatctatgatacatatgtacatatgtcacaATACATGTAGAAGTATGCAATACTGATAAACCCAACATTCATCAATGAGAAGGCTTTTAATGTTCACACTTTATAATATTCTTACACAAACAAATCTATATGAACATCGAATACGTCAGAAAAGTAAGAAGGTTATGACATTTTTGCTACTCTCAAAAAGTTGAAGCAAGTATTTAGtgataaactattttttttttacctaaatgGATAATAATATATTGTGCCTCCTGACACAAAGTCAACACTCTGATTAATTCAAGTATCCTGCTGGGTGCTAATGATATAGAATTAGGTTCTCGGAAGCTTCCGGGTACATGTTGCAAAACGACAGTAGCCAGTATTTGTGTCTCGGGAGATAAATAATGCTTTAAACCTAGTAAGGTTATAACTAACCATTAGCGACTTTCTATGAGgtattgtcaatatttttctCTAGCAGTATTTTCCATGTTCACATTTTGTTTGGTTTGAGTAATTCTCTTCCCGGAGTTTTCTAGAAAACCGAGATGATGACTTCCAATTTCTAATTCCTAACTGTTTTCTTCTATTCAGTTTTCGGGGAAATAACTTAATACCACATCCctctcaaatttttttatgcgaACATGAGCTATAATCAGAAGCCACCTGGTGCCGGCGGCAGCGGCATGGGAGGAGGGATACCGCCGAATGGACCGAATAATCAGCAGGTTGCAAAAACTTTAGCCGGTATACAACAGCAAATGCAGAATTTGGTTCATGGCCAAAATACGTTGCCGCAATCATCGCAGGCTGAGCTAAATGTATTTCTGCAACAACAacgttttcaaaatatgttgaagcaacaacaattattacattttcaaatgcaacatcaacagcaacagcagcaccaacaacaacagcaacatcagcaAAAGGATCGTGGCGGCGGTAGCGTAGGAATTGGTGGTGGCGGAGGAGGCGGTGGTGAACCATTAGCACTCACCAGGACTCCAGCCGCCGCTGAACtgctaaataaaacttttcaacaacatcagcaacaacaaccgaaTGGTAGTGCTGGCGCACCTAATGCTGCACTGAATCAGTTCCAGCAGCAATTGCAGGCGCTGCCAACAAATATCATTCAACAATTGCAAACATTACAGTATCAAATGCAAcaacatcagcagcagcaacaacatcagcaccaacatcaacaacaccaacagcatcaacaacagcagcaacatccGGCACAAGCGGCGCAAGCTCAACACCATCCAACTCATCAACAACCGCCGCCACCAtcaccacaacaacagcagcaacctCAACCCTTGTTGACGGcacatcaacagcaacaactacatggacaattccaacaacaacaacaaaaggcaCTCCAACAATTCCAACAGAGCTTACGTTATTTCCCCACAGCTGCACCCACACAACCATCAGCTGCACCCCAACCCACACCCAGTGGCAATAAAGGTGGTAGCGGCGCTGCATCAACACAGCCACCACCACAAGCTCCACTACCAACCACAGCAATTGGTAATCAATTAAAAGCTCCAAATTTGCCGCCTAGCACACAAATCACACCGGTGCCAGGTAATGTAGGTATGATACCCGGCAGTGTGGCGCAACAAGCTGCTAAAAACACTGCGAGTAGTGCTCCAGTAACCACGTCAACCACCGCTGCGATCTCCAGCGGTGGAGGCGTTAACGCTACCCCAAGTGTCGGCACCAAACAGGCTCCAACGCCCTCCATTTCATTGCTACCGGCAAAATCAGGCACGTCGACAGCAGCACCAACAGCCGCACATCAACAAAACAAATTCGGCGCTGGTAAAACATCACCAGTTGTTAGTGCTATACCACCACCATTCCCCACTCACTTTCAGAAGCCGTCAGCTGTATCGTCTAGTGGTAATACTACAGCCACTACCAACATAGCATCAACGGCTAAAGCTGGTGGTTCAGTGCCTACTGGTTCGGCAGCTATGTCATCTAGTGCCTCAATAACGACCGGATCGAATAAGGCACCACAGCAGTCCGTCAATCCTGTACCGCTTACGAAACAAGCAACGTCAGCACCCTCGCCGTCGTCGGCTTCACAGTTGCCAGCAACGACTGGCGCACTAACGACTTCTCCGGCATTAACTACCATCACAGCACCAACCGCTGCAAACAGTGGTATCTCAAGTGGTACAGATCAAGCTACAGCAACACAGAAGGCTATCAATTCAATACCGACCTCACCTGTGGCCACTGGTGCCAATATTACACCATCTACAAATGCCGATAAGAATGTTAAGTGTGCTACAACTGAAACGACCGAAGCAGTCAAAGGCGCAGAAAAGTCGAATGATGCGCCAGCAAAAGCTAAAGAGGATCAATCCTCAGCTTCAGTCACAGCAAAACCATCTGTAGCAGAGACGAAAACCGAAAAGATTGTTGATATTGTAGCTGCCAAAGAGACAAATGCTGTTATGTTGGCGGATGCCAAAGCTAAGAAACTGACAGAAACGGACAGTGCGGTCGAAAAGTCAAATGCTATTGTGGATAATAAAGCGACCATAGATAGTGTAAGTGGCATTACGGTTGGCAGTGAGAAGGTCAGCGATATGAAGATAGAGCAGAGCAAGCTAATTGTTGTAAAGGACCAAGACAGTAACGTCAAGACCGAGTCTAAGACTGATCAGGGCAACAAAGGGGACGAGAATAAggtaattataaaaacaaaattaagttgtatttgaaattttgacgGAATCTGTGGTCTAAtgtaaatcttttattttagaGCGCGAAGAAATTGGAGTTATCTACAGAAACGACTAATAAAGATGAAAAAAGCCTACCTGCAACTAAGGAAACCGAAGATACAAAGTCCGTCGAGAAAACCAATAAATCGCCAGCTTTAGCACCTAAAGAAGGTAATGAAAATGCTGAACCCAAAGTAGCGGCAACACCTCAAGATACTGAAAAAACGGATAACACCAAGATAAAGCCTGAATTGCCTGTAACTAATTCAGATAATGTAGCCAATAAACAAATAAGCACAGAGAAGAAAGAAACTTCAAGTGCGATAAATGACTTTAAAACAGCGGTAGCTGCCGCAACAATTGTGGACTCGAAACCTAAAGTCAACGCAGCTTCAAACGAGGTAGATAAGCGTCAATCAGGCAATGCAATTGTAATCGCTGAGAAGCCTAGAgaagagaaaattaaaaatacaaagtcAGAAAAGGCATCCACAACAGCTGCTCAAGCAACATCGTCGGCGGCCGATCAATCAACGCAGAGCAACAACGCCAGCAGCAATAACAATCATGCCACTATAAAGAGCACAAAATCAAAAGCAGCCGAAGCTGCGCCAGATTCGACGAATAGCACTGTCATCGACGCAACTAGTACACCAGTTAAGCGTTCAAGCCGTCAACCGAAAGCGGCAACAAAATCATCGGAGAAGGCAACGGTTGAAAAAACCGAAAAAGTATCGAGCAGCAGTCGGCCGCGAAAATCGAAGAACGGTGttagcagcagcaacagtaaCTCCGCCGTCGATGCGCCCGCCACACCAATAACACCCAAACCCGAGCAAGGGCCCAGCACCAGCGCTAGTGATCGCAAAAGTTCTCGCCACCGTCTCAAAACTATACCATTTCAAAGTCCACTGCCTGAATTGGCATACATCACAAAATTGTCAGCCAGCGAAGCTTCCAATTCACCAAAGCCCATGTCCATGGAAGACAAGTTGATCGTTTTCTACAAAAATGAATATATGGCGGTGCGCAATGCAGAAGGTACTTTCTACCTATGTCAAACGATGCAAAATGTTTATCGTACATCACCACGCATTAGCATTCGTTGGCTATCGGAAGATCCGAATAACAGTGGCATTTATATACCTGATTTCTATGATCACACCGACATAGAGTGTGTGCTCACAACTGTCGAACTGAAACGAGTCGACAAGGGTCATCTCAGTTTACCGAAAAAGGAGCAGGCACGCATAGAGAGTATACTCAAGAAAGCTATCGATGTAGAGAAAGGACTGGTACCAAGACCTGAACTCACAGAGGAGAATCCCGATGGGcgtaagtacaaacaaatatagGCTATATACACACACAGTTATCCTGACTTTAAGCTAATACAATATTCTTCATATTC
The sequence above is drawn from the Bactrocera oleae isolate idBacOlea1 chromosome 5, idBacOlea1, whole genome shotgun sequence genome and encodes:
- the LOC106622534 gene encoding HIG1 domain family member 2A, mitochondrial produces the protein MGKEQIALPDEDLDWIQLRQDFGSFQPETTKEKMLRKIKENPVVPIGCLATAGALSYGLYSFRNGNRRMSQIMMRTRIAAQGFTVLALVAGVVMTYDTKQ